CTTCATAGTCATGAGTGATGAGTATGTTCCCCGGCCTCATGTCCCGGTGCACAATGCTGCGTTCGTGCAGATAGGCCAGCCCCCTGGCAGCCCCCCTTGCGATCTTCATCCTCTGCTCCCAGTTGAGAGGCTTGCATTCGCCCGACAAGTTGTCCTCCAAGGAGCCGTTGCAGATGAACTCATAGACGAGGAGTCTGTGAGTTCCCTGCGTGCAAGATCCCAACAGCATCACCACATTGTGGTGCCTTGCTTGGCTCAGTAGGTGCACTTCACTCTTGAACTCTTTCTCCCCTTGAAGGCTTGTGGCCTTGAGTTTCTTCACGGCCACCTTCCGCCCGTCCTTGAGCCTCCCTTTGAAAACCAGCCCGAATCCTCCTTCTGATATGAAGTTCTCCTCTGAGAAGCCGCCTGTCGCCTCATCAAGCTCTTCGTAGCTGAACTCCATGTGGCTCCCGGTTCTAGGCCGTTGGTTGTTGCAATGGGAGCAGATTGGATCAGCTACAAAGTTGTGGTGGTTGTGTATTAATCCATTTGCTTCATTCTTGGGAGTTCTGTTTTCCTTTGATGTGGAACAAGAAGTTGAATTAGTactaatagtactatatatggATGAAGTGTGAAGGGTTTGATCACTTGTGGGAGAGATGTGTTCCCACGAGTAAGAAGGTATCATCTCATCGTTTGAGACATGTCGAATGATGGGACCTCGGAGTTGAACAATGGTGTTGTTGCTCTTCATAGTTGAGATCCCACATGACACTCTATCCATGAAGTATTGCTTCTCTTTCTTCATCTCCCTACAAAGGAAACACCAATTCTCTTACACCCAACATTGTCAATGCCATTGTAAGAGCTTAATCAGGCAATGTAAATACCTGTCTAGAATCATACAAGTGGCTCCGAACCTTTTCACAGCTCTAACTGCACCAACCCTACGAGACGTACAAACGGCTACCTCCACCTTCACTTTCACCTAGTAAAACAATGTACACAGCTTGGCCTTTTACAATATCATTCATAAAAAGTTTGGATGGAGTGAAGGCCAAAGTGAAGTGATATATAGTCAATCACAAAAGGTGTTATCAAGTTTTGTATATTTGGTAAATGTATTACAAACCTTTTTCTCTGATTGAAGCTTCTCTTGCAGCTTGATGATCCCACAGTTTTGACTGtattcttccttcttctttcgTCTTTCATCCTCCATAAATTTTCTCATCGAACCATTTACATGTGGATCCTCTTTGCCCTTGTATCCCACTGAAATATCAGACACATTGTATACCATCATTTTagattatataataatattactcATCTAAATCATGAATTCATGATGATATATGTTCTTTTTGATGTTGTAACCATTATTTCAAattcaaacacacacacacacacacatatgtATAGAGATAAAGAGAGGCTCACAAAGTTTAGCAGCAGAAAGGAAAGAGGAAGTAGAAGAATTAGTGAGTTGGAGAACTCCAAGAAATATGATCTCATCTCCAGGATTTATAGGCAAAGCATTGAGCATCCATTTCATCTCACTCCAACTCAAATCTATACATGTTTGGATCACCACCGCCTTCTCAATCTCACCTCCCTTTGACATTTTATAAAAgattataataaatatttaatgttctTGCCATGATCATATTCATCATGGAGAAAACTCATGCCAAACTAATGGAACAGAAAGAGGATTTGCTTACCATTCTTGAAATGGTATATTCAATATTTGGAAGAaggattttttttgtgtttgtgttcaCAAGCTGTAGTTAAATGCTACGCCGATTGCAAATTGCtatataatagtactagtacataAAAGTGACATTCATTGcattaaatatttgaatttttaattgcTGTTTCGAAAAAAACTAGGGAAATTCTTCGGTTGTACATGCTCATTTTCTTTTAGAAAATATCATTGTGATAGTTGATTAAGACAACACAATTGGTTTTCCAACTCATTTCATATTGTTTCCAGCCCCCCCTTGCCAATATTTTGTCTTGCTAAATAAAAAGATTcagaaacaaataaataaaaataaagattcctcaaaatacGATACAAACATACAATATCCTAATCAGGAGAAAGATACAATGTGTCGGATTGTTAAAAAACTATTATAATGCCTTTTTCATATAATTTCAAGAATATACTCATTAAATATCATCTGCCGTAGATCAGAAAACACTCAATTATTCAACATCCGGCAATACATATGCACTTGCTGAATCAGCCAACGCTTCTTTGTCATTCTCAAAACCAGACAACATTTTTCATGTAAGCACAAAAATATACATCACATATAATAAATACACAACTGCTCATACATGAATGACCAGAACGAATTTCGACAATCATCTTTACAAAAGCAAACCCACATCTCAAGAGTTTGCCGAAGCTACATTTTACAGTAAGTATCGTATCCCATTGAGCTCAAGATTCCATTCGTTCAGGCTGCACTCCGGCAGTCGTCCCATGTTCCGTATTTTGAGCTGAAGGTTCCACCACCACTTTTCTGGGCGTACTCAGAAATAACAGCACGAGCACAATTATCCCAAGTTCTGGCTATGTGCTCGAGTGACATTGGTTGTGTAAGGCTTCGCAGGGAGATGCTAAATCTAGATTTGGCCTTTATGGAGAGATCTTCATATTCCTTACTGTAGGTAGACAGTCAAGAAAGAAGATTATTGCATCCATTTTCAAAGTGAGAAGGTAATTTCACCTACAAAAAAGGAAGTGGGTCCAAGGCTGATGTGTAGAAGCCAAAatcttaatttttatatttcctctttaatttattaactAGTCTAAATTTCACAGTAATAATACCCGGAGGGTTATTAAAAGTAAGATTTTTTCTTCAACAATAAGCATTTCCAGTTTTATATTAGTAACATTTATAGCTGAGAGAATTGGAATGCATCAGACCACACTTAGTTGGATGGTCCTTGGCTATTCTATATCCATGCCATCTTACACTATACGAAGCATGATATATCCATTCAAATCAGGCATCAAAGAGAATGCACATTCGAAACGAGTGTATGTACCTTACAGCTTATTGGTAGTAACCTTTTCCCTCGGAAACTCAAAATAATAAGACCGATTGCAACAGAACATATGTTTGTTGTCTGGAGAATAGAAAACACAGTTTGTTTACAAATATTAGGCGCATCGGTTGGATATTTGGTACCCTTATGAAttccttttttatttgaatttcctTTATTTGCCTTCTCAATAGATAAATATAAAGGCAAATAAATCTGCCTTCCAAATCCAGTTATGGGTTCTAGCCACTTAAGAAATAACAGAATACCAGCATAGTAAGCAGGATACACTAATGTGGAATAATTTGAAGATAAACTCACCTGACTTCAGCTGGAAACTTGTCCAGAAGTATAGGAGAGCAATTTGGATAAGTGTTTGGGACCAGCAACCTTAGAGGTTGAATTGGAGACTGCAATTTGGTGAAACGCACATAAGTATGTAAAAGAAAGGAGAAAAGGTGGTAAGGATAAAAAGTAACAAAAATCTAACTATTTGTGCAGAAGCATATTGCGACTTTAGATTAGGGCTAAGAGCAACAGCACTGAAAGAGCACTTCACGATAGTTCCTTCTCCACCCTCAGAAGCAGCAGCAACTGCTGTTGGATCAACATCATCTTCACAGATATAGACAACAGTGTCTATAAGCCTTTGATTTATATCCCGCAACTCTTCTTCAAGTGCATGGTTAGCCTGCAATAATGAATAGCTTAGCAAGTATTGCGATATTGCTtaaacaataatataaatagcaTCATAGCAATCAATCTTGATGTGAATCTCCAAAATTAGCCCAAGACTTGTTCTtgtaaaaacacaattaaaattgaaaactaaaacgttaaaaaaataacattaaacacattacataaaaacacaaataaacatTACACTAAAAAAGATAGGTGTTCCATCCCACAAAAAGATGGAACAAAATATTGAATAGATGGGAGAATAGAAATGGATGAAAAGTGTGTGAAGAAATGACCACTTGGGAGAATAGAtgtaccaattgtgcattaaaacccgtgtcatttcaaatgttgTCTATTTTTTAGGGACAGAGAGGGAATCATATATTAAGGCAAGCAATGACATATAAGCCTAGTGAACTTCTATTTCTAAAGGAACCATGATATAAGACTAGTGAACTTTCTTTTTTCTAAAGAAACTAAGAAACTTTCCTTTATTTCTACACTTCTAATCCTTCTACATTTCCAAGAAACCCAGATCTAgaacttttctttttctaggGTTTGACAGAAAGAGATGGGTGAGATGCTAGTGGAGATTTACAACCCGAACTTCATCATATTTTTGGCACCATTCAGTCATATTGTTGCTTAATATTCCCTGAGCTTATCAACATAGTAGCTTGTGATAGTTTGTTAGAAGGGTCAGCATAAATAAGTAATACTTGAATACCTGCTGCTCTAAAATAGAAGAGAGTTGAGAATCGACATACCTCAGTTCTAGGTCTTTTCACATTCGATGCTCCAGTAGATTCTCCATCAGATTCATTACCATTTAAATGTCTGAGGTTGTCATTATTAACACTCCCACTAGATGAAACAACATTACATGGCATTGCACTAGTATAACGTCTCATTTTCTTGGCACCACTAGGTCCATCTTGAGTGAAGAATCTGGCCTGCAAGCGGCATTTAGTCATAGCAACCAAATCTTCACCTACTGCAGCACGTGATCCATTACCCGGAGCAGATCCTGCAATTCTGTCCACCATACTAACTACAGAGCTAATGTCACTAACAGAGGCACTCAAAGCTTTGGGAGAGATAAACTTCACCTGTCAAAAAAAGGCAATAACAAAGCATAACAAGATAAGATGCAATGAAGAGGTATTAAAACCCTTAGAGAAAACTGATTTTAAATTGGTTTGCCATATATTGTGATGCAAGTTCTACCATACCACTTTGATTAACCGTTCAACTGGTTGTTCCACAACATTAGAGTTTCTGGAAACAATGGTTGGTGCAACACCATGAGTGACATCAGGACTGGGGAATTCTGCAAGTAAAGGTGAGGCAGATATCCCAGGAGTTCCAATAGCAAGGGACTGGTTTGGCATTGACACTGCAGTGGTTGGATGAAGCATGCCATTTCCAGCATTTGAAATTGATGATATACCAGAATTCATTTTCTCTGAGTCGCCTGGCATCGGGGATGGAGCCGTGGAAGTCGAAGGAGATGGGGCAACAAATGGTGAGTTTGCAGATTGCAGGGGAGTTACAGCCTTGTTATGCAAAGTAGGGATACTTTGCTGGTCAATTTGTGGAGAAGAATGATGACCAATCTGTGGGGATGTTACCTGAAGAGCATTCTGCGACGACATGGAGAAAGGTGTTCCAGGCTTCATTTGTTGGTGATGATATGAAGTTCGATGGCCAGAAGAGTTATGCTGTTGAAGAACTCCTGGTTTTGCACCCATCTGGTGTCTCGTCTTCATATCATTTGTGTCATTCATTTGATTAAGTTGCGTCATTTGCAGTCCAGGAAACTGTCCCAATTGCTGCTGAGagatttgttgttgttgttgttgctgtTGCTGTTGCTGCTGCTGGAGTAAATGCTGCCTTGGCATATATTGTTGCTGCATCTGCCTTTGCTGGAACTGCTTTAGATGCTGGGATGAGAACATTTGCTGCTCCTGTTTTATTTGCTGTGGCTGAAGAGTATTCGAATTTGATTGCAAGGAATTGACATTTGACTGGAGTGATGTCAGCCCATTTTGTGAAGATATAGAGCTAGCGATCTGTTGAGATACACCCACTGGATTTTGTTGTAGAGAGTTCATGGCACCTTGTTGCTGCATCTGGTTAAGTACATTTCCCTGCCCAGGATCAATATTTGAACTAGGCGGCAGCCCATCCAGCATATTCTGACAAGAATTTGAAACACCATAGCCAGAGGATAAGGTATTATGCTGCAAACTGGTCATATTATTCTGCTGCATAGGCATCATAGAACCCTGTATATTCATTGGTTGCATCTGAGAATTCATTTGACTTTCATTCGAGTGCATTTGAGACATTTGGGGCTGTTGTTGCTGAGGTTGTTGCAAGGCATGCATGTGAGGCTGGGTGACCTGCCCTTGCAATGAAGAACCAGGCTTCCTGGGCCTATTTGAGGTAATAAGATTCAAAATCTGTTTTTCAACTCCAGCTACCTTCTCCTTCAGATTGGCCTGAATGTCATTCTTATTTGTCCTCAGAAACATAATTAGCCGTTCTAACATAACCTTAAGAAATCTAAGTTTGTCAAGTTGATCGTTCTTAGGCTGTTGAGGATGAGAATCATGCTGCAACAGAGTAGAGACAAATACATCAGAGAgaatcaaaatcaagaaacagTGCTATTTGGGTAAGGATCAAGAGAGCGTTGTGcaaattgaaatttattttcaatCGTATTTTCATGGGAACCACATGACTGTTGTAAGAATTTATGTAGCTTGACTGCCTTGCTTTTCACCATTATCTAAGTCATTGAGTTAAGGTAAAATTGAGATTATGTAAACCAACCACTTACCTGCTGCAGCTTGGCTGCCATTCTCTGGTACATGTCATTGAGTTCAGGGTAATACAGCTCATGCATGGATTTAATCTGCAACGAAACAACAGCGGGTGAAGCATAACAGTTTAAATCAGTAAATCAGTAGAGAATGCCATGCGATTAACCACCTCAAAAAATCTTTTAGATTGAGAACAGAAAAAATTGCATCCAACAATACCTTTTGATAAATTTCCTCTTGCCATTCCCCTCCATTTGAATTCCCAGTCTGTGAGGAGGAATCTAAAGATGCTACAGTTATCATGGATTAGCTAGGTGAAAAGATAAGAATAGCAAACCTTACAAACAGATGGTAGCAACAGCACATGCAAGGAATTTATGATGACTGAGACTGAACAATCTTACTATCTCAACATGTGCATTGCATGCATTGAATCCATATCAATTCCTAAGAATGAATGTACATCTGTAATGCCCAATTATTATATTGTGGAAGCAACGACGACAAACTGCAAACGGTTTCATCATCTTCTCAAGCGAACAGCTATGTATTAACCATTACTATTCAATCAGAGGCAAAATCACTTCTATTCTGTCTCTTAAGCTTGCCTATATGTTATACAAGAAAATATCTTCTACAGATTGATAATCCATCAATCAAGCAACTGGTTTTCGAGAGATGGTCGGACATAGTCTGTCTACTAGTCAAGACACTTCTAAAGACTTCACAAATGCTCACAAAGTTAAATTAGTAGCATAAAAGTAGTCCATAAAACAATTACTTAACAAAGCATTAAATGAGACAAGAAGACTTGGGGATTGCATAACTAAGAGCAACAACTTTAGATATATTCGGAAAAATATTTTCGGTAAATACCATGATAGTAGAATAAATGGTATATGTGAGCATGGCCTAATTATGAACTTAAAATAGAGGACTGAAGTggtaaaaaggaaaaattgataTCTTTAAAGAATGAAGAGTAAAAACTTACTCAATGGAACCTCTGGCATGACTCTTGAAGATTGCAACAACTGTTTCTGCTGATCAATTGTGGCTTGCTGTTGAAGCATGGGACCAGATGATTGAATTCTCTGCTGCATGTCTCTCGGTAATGTATTTGATGGTTGCTGCAAACCCATTTGCTGTTGCAGCTGCCCTGGCTGCGACTGGATCTGTGACATCAACTGCTGCTGCATTGGCTGCGACTGGGATGGTTGAGGTTGGTTAGGCAGTATGTTTGCCATGTTCTGCTGCATTTGCTGCTGAGCTGCAAGCTTAGATTGTTGTAAAATATGGACAGGTTGCTGATTTGATTGCAAGTTGGAGTTAACATGTTGAATTCCACCGATTTGCTGCTGTTGGAAACCAGAATGATTTGCCTGACCACCTGATTGTTGTTGATGCATATTTGGGAGGTTATTCTGCTGACCACTTGACTGCTGTTGATGCATGTTTGGAAGGTTATTTTGTTGATTGATTGACTGATGCTGCTGCATGTTGGAGATGTTGATCTGCTGAGTCTTGATTCTTTGCTGATGCTGTGTGTCAAGCATGTTATTCTGTTGGGCAATCATCTGATTTTGTTGCATGTTTGCAGGACTTGGCTGTTGGGTACTAGGCTGCTGTTGctgttgttgctgctgctgctgactCGAGAGCATTGGGTGCTGAGACATAGAACTTTGCTGCTGATGCATGACGGGAGGTTGTTGTGgttgttgctgctgctgttgcCTGAGGACTGGTTGTGGTTGCTGTTGAAGCATAGATTGACTTGATTGCTGCAGAGATGTCTGTTGATTTTGAAGTGTCGATGACGCTGATGTTTGCCTCAAAGAAGATTGCATAACAGCTGGCTGAGAGGATTGCAACTGATTTGGTTGCAATTGGTtctgttgctgctgctgctgcaactGAGACTGCACCATAGATTGTTGCAAACCTCCCTGCCCATATTTCTGCTTCAAAATTTGTTGTTGTAGCTGCTGATTGTAAAGATATTGCTGTGAATTCTGAGACTGCTGTTGGCCATCCTGTGAAACAACCTGCTGCTGTCTACCCATAATCTGTCTCTGGGAGCTTGCATACATATTAGCAGGCACACCTTGCCCCATTGAATTCCCTACTGCATTCGGAGTTACACTAGACATGTTTTGCATGTTAGGATTCTGAACAGAAACATTGGGCATGGTACCCTGGGACATGCCACCAACAGAAGGCATTGAGGGTGTCAAACCAGCAGAATTCGGCACTCCAGTTGATGGGATGTTATTCTGGATATTTTGGGATAAAATCTGTTGCCGAGATTGATTAGAAACCATTGGAATTGGTAGTTGCTGGACCTGATTTTGCATTTGGGACTGCATGCTTTGAGAAGCTGCCGAAGATGCACACAAAGAGGACAGATTTATCAGGACAAGTATATCAAATGTTAAGAGTATGGAAGCATGTCATATTGATGAATAATGAAATCCGCTTATGGGAAAAATCATCAATCTTTAAGAAGCTATAGCAACTCTATTGAGTAACAATAGAGAGCTATATTACATGTCAATTCAGAGTATAGGTATCAGTGCTTCAGTGAGAAGCAAGTGTACCAGGACAACTGAAAATGGCTACCTTATGAGAACACGAACTGAACATAAGAGACGAGATCTACACCGGTATGTAGTTCAGGACGGACAGCACTCAATTGTCAAACAACATTAGCCTGATTAAGTGCTTTAGTTAATTATGATTAATGTAATCAAGCAATCTGAACCATGCTTAATGCATCAGTAATAGactaaattgaataaatttgaCTTTTTCCCACTAAATCTATGTCATAAGTTTGTTCATCGTGGTTCTAAAGGTGgaatttgtttaaaaaaatttgcaaAGCTATATACACACTATTCATTCCCATCTGTTAAGGTAACAGAAGTTCTAATGACTGAAGACTGAAATACTTGGGTCAAGAACAATCCAGAAAGAATGTTTAAGGTGAGATGGCAAGAGAAGTTTATAAAGGCTAGATTTAAACCATCGAATCGAGTTCTGAGACATTTTTGGataaattacaagtaatcctcAATTCCACTATTTCTACTGAATTGACTTTCAAAGATACTAATATTTGACAagattataatttttgaacaaaTACTCCACTTGACAAGGCTAAGAGTCATAAGAATCAACATGTCTATAGCTGGGTGAGTTTCAATCCACACAGTTACTGACTTACTGCACAATGTACTACAGTCTAAATACCATTAGAGGGATACCATATAACTAGTCATCAAAAAGTAAAGTAATGTCTGAGATATTCAAATATTCGGTATATTTTCTCGATACTTGCATTTTTCAGGAAATATTCATAATATTGGGCAAAAATGTAAAAACTATCAGGGGCGTTGAAATAGAAACAGATGTTTCTTTACCAGGATCTTGAGGATTTTTGCTATTACTTGCAGCATTAGACTGAATTGAATTCGCCATAGGATTCTGGGATTTGTTCTCCATTGTCAACATCTTCAAAgatatttttcttaaataatCTGACTGTAAACAAATGAGAAAGGTCTAAGTTACTCTAAATTTCAGTACAAGGAAGCCAAGCAGTCAATTGCAACATTGGCTTTTAAATAGCTAAAAAGTAAACCATGTGAGATGTATACCTGGCTAGTTGCTGCAGTATATATTTTTTCCTCAAATCTGATGGCTATTTTCTTGAGTTCTTGCAGTCCCTCTTGTCCAGAGAAAGGAAGATGCCTTTTCAAAGTCTCCATTCTATTAATTGAGCATCATATTGTTAGTCTAAAATTGACGGCATGAGCTGGCAATGAAAGTTTATTTATGTAGATACATTTGTACTGATCTTTAAGTAAGAAAGTATGATTTCAACGAAAGAAGGCAAACTTCACAAAAATTGGCCAACATAAGTCCATATCAAAAAGGTATTTACTCGACTTTCAGATGTATGGGTTTGTACTCAACATGTTCTCAAGGACAGCACTCAATGAATGCATTACAACTACATATTGAATGTTTTCTATTGACATACCCCATCAATCTATTCTCCAAATGTATAGCAAAAGCACCATAGGCTTGtgaatattatttattttatttagaaaaaCCACACTCTACAGAATTGGCATCTCGAAACAGAATTACAAATAAGACATCTACTTCCTCGTGATTCTTATCTGCACTTGAACATTTCACAGACCACAGGGACCAGATAACTAGATCTAACTGACTTTCTAGCTCCAGCTGCCTACTAATTTACATTTAATCCTCAATATTATCAGCATGGTAGATGACCTAATCCCATGATAAGGGATTAGAGAGAAATCAAGGAGACTCCTTAAAAGTATTGTTCAATCTAAAACAATGGAACTTAAATGAATAAGGACCTTAACAAGTGGGACGTTTATGGTTAACTTTTTTTTCTCAAGTGGCATGCCATATCAACTAACAATTGCCAAGTTGTAACACAG
This sequence is a window from Salvia splendens isolate huo1 chromosome 5, SspV2, whole genome shotgun sequence. Protein-coding genes within it:
- the LOC121805029 gene encoding proline-rich receptor-like protein kinase PERK12 isoform X1; protein product: MSKGGEIEKAVVIQTCIDLSWSEMKWMLNALPINPGDEIIFLGVLQLTNSSTSSFLSAAKLLGYKGKEDPHVNGSMRKFMEDERRKKKEEYSQNCGIIKLQEKLQSEKKVKVKVEVAVCTSRRVGAVRAVKRFGATCMILDREMKKEKQYFMDRVSCGISTMKSNNTIVQLRGPIIRHVSNDEMIPSYSWEHISPTSDQTLHTSSIYSTISTNSTSCSTSKENRTPKNEANGLIHNHHNFVADPICSHCNNQRPRTGSHMEFSYEELDEATGGFSEENFISEGGFGLVFKGRLKDGRKVAVKKLKATSLQGEKEFKSEVHLLSQARHHNVVMLLGSCTQGTHRLLVYEFICNGSLEDNLSGECKPLNWEQRMKIARGAARGLAYLHERSIVHRDMRPGNILITHDYEALLGDFGLAKEDDGTGANSGGVVGTLGYVAPEYAESGKMSDKTDVYSFGVVLLQLITGLRTTDEIPGGKSLVGWAKPFLEAKNYPKLIDSRILECHDVHQLFWMVLAADSCLKQDPHHRFTMKQVLNYLNCNKEGNTNFIIDLE
- the LOC121805029 gene encoding proline-rich receptor-like protein kinase PERK12 isoform X2: MGGEIEKAVVIQTCIDLSWSEMKWMLNALPINPGDEIIFLGVLQLTNSSTSSFLSAAKLLGYKGKEDPHVNGSMRKFMEDERRKKKEEYSQNCGIIKLQEKLQSEKKVKVKVEVAVCTSRRVGAVRAVKRFGATCMILDREMKKEKQYFMDRVSCGISTMKSNNTIVQLRGPIIRHVSNDEMIPSYSWEHISPTSDQTLHTSSIYSTISTNSTSCSTSKENRTPKNEANGLIHNHHNFVADPICSHCNNQRPRTGSHMEFSYEELDEATGGFSEENFISEGGFGLVFKGRLKDGRKVAVKKLKATSLQGEKEFKSEVHLLSQARHHNVVMLLGSCTQGTHRLLVYEFICNGSLEDNLSGECKPLNWEQRMKIARGAARGLAYLHERSIVHRDMRPGNILITHDYEALLGDFGLAKEDDGTGANSGGVVGTLGYVAPEYAESGKMSDKTDVYSFGVVLLQLITGLRTTDEIPGGKSLVGWAKPFLEAKNYPKLIDSRILECHDVHQLFWMVLAADSCLKQDPHHRFTMKQVLNYLNCNKEGNTNFIIDLE